The following proteins are co-located in the Micromonospora coriariae genome:
- a CDS encoding helix-turn-helix domain-containing protein — protein MSERRSPTIRRRRLGAELRRQRESAGITIEVVAEQLECSASKVSRIETGHTTATPRDVRDMLRIYGVVGAESDELVQIAREARQKGWWHPYSTVLVGAYVGLEAAASSIRAYEQQVVPGLLETEEYAGAMIRAARPDFTADQVHQRVRVRLGRQSLLTQDDPVDLWVVLDEAVVSRPVGGDEVMRGQLKRLVEVAELPNVTLQILPFEVGAHAGMDGTFTILSFPEPGDPDVVYAENATGGLFLEKSDELQKYSFIFDHIRAAAIRPEESVAHIAKLAEEPLWKWRPRGSPWT, from the coding sequence ATGAGTGAGCGGCGCAGCCCCACCATCAGGCGACGACGGCTCGGTGCCGAGCTACGCCGCCAGCGGGAATCCGCCGGCATCACCATCGAAGTCGTCGCCGAGCAGTTGGAGTGCTCGGCGTCGAAGGTCTCCCGGATCGAGACCGGGCACACCACGGCCACCCCGCGCGACGTCCGGGACATGCTGCGGATCTACGGCGTGGTCGGTGCCGAGAGCGACGAACTCGTGCAGATCGCCCGGGAGGCCCGGCAGAAGGGCTGGTGGCACCCGTACAGCACGGTGCTGGTCGGCGCGTACGTCGGGCTGGAGGCCGCGGCGAGCTCGATTCGGGCGTACGAGCAGCAGGTGGTGCCGGGCCTGCTGGAGACCGAGGAGTACGCCGGCGCGATGATCCGCGCCGCCCGGCCGGACTTCACCGCCGATCAGGTCCACCAGCGGGTGCGTGTCCGACTGGGCCGTCAGTCGTTGTTGACCCAGGACGATCCGGTCGATCTGTGGGTGGTGCTCGATGAGGCGGTGGTAAGCAGGCCGGTGGGTGGGGACGAGGTGATGCGTGGCCAGCTCAAGCGGTTGGTCGAAGTGGCCGAGTTGCCGAACGTGACGTTGCAGATCCTGCCTTTCGAGGTGGGTGCGCACGCCGGCATGGACGGCACCTTCACGATCCTCAGTTTCCCCGAGCCCGGTGATCCGGATGTCGTGTACGCGGAGAACGCCACGGGTGGGCTTTTCCTTGAGAAGAGCGACGAACTGCAGAAGTACAGCTTCATCTTCGATCACATCCGCGCCGCGGCCATTCGTCCGGAGGAGTCCGTCGCACACATCGCAAAACTGGCAGAGGAGCCGTTGTGGAAATGGCGACCAAGGGGTTCCCCGTGGACCTGA
- a CDS encoding WecB/TagA/CpsF family glycosyltransferase: MTAQTKRNVLGVLVDATDYATATDAVVTAAHERRPLALTALAVHGVMTGVLDPAHNARLNSFDVVTPDGQPVRWALNLLHHAGLTDRVYGPTLTLHVLSRFADEGLPVYLYGSTEETLAKLLPALERMFPALKIAGVEPSKFRAVQPGEDFEIADRIRSSGARLVLVGLGCPRQEVFAYAMRPLLDMPLMAVGAAFDYHAGLLRQPPSWMQRAGLEWFWRLGLEPKRLWRRYVILNPAYLARLAGQKTGLWKARPPAPATERPATFAV; this comes from the coding sequence ATGACCGCCCAGACCAAGCGCAACGTGCTCGGCGTCCTGGTCGACGCGACCGACTACGCCACGGCGACCGACGCCGTGGTGACCGCGGCGCACGAGCGACGCCCGCTCGCGCTGACCGCGCTGGCCGTGCACGGTGTGATGACCGGGGTGCTGGACCCGGCGCACAACGCCCGACTCAACTCCTTCGACGTGGTCACCCCCGACGGTCAGCCGGTGCGCTGGGCGCTCAACCTGCTGCACCATGCCGGGCTCACCGACCGGGTCTACGGGCCGACGCTGACGCTGCACGTGCTGTCGCGCTTCGCCGACGAGGGGCTGCCGGTCTACCTGTACGGCTCCACCGAGGAGACGCTGGCCAAGCTGCTCCCGGCGCTGGAGCGGATGTTCCCGGCGCTGAAGATCGCCGGGGTGGAGCCGTCCAAGTTCCGCGCGGTCCAGCCGGGCGAGGACTTTGAGATCGCCGACCGGATCCGGTCCAGCGGTGCCCGGCTGGTCCTGGTCGGGCTTGGCTGCCCGCGCCAGGAGGTCTTCGCGTACGCCATGCGGCCGTTGCTCGACATGCCGCTGATGGCGGTCGGGGCGGCCTTCGACTACCACGCCGGGCTGCTGCGCCAGCCCCCGTCGTGGATGCAGCGCGCCGGACTGGAGTGGTTCTGGCGGCTCGGTCTGGAGCCGAAGCGGCTCTGGCGCCGCTACGTGATCCTCAACCCGGCCTACCTGGCCCGGCTCGCCGGGCAGAAGACCGGCCTGTGGAAGGCCCGCCCGCCGGCGCCGGCCACCGAGCGGCCGGCCACCTTCGCGGTCTGA
- a CDS encoding S8 family peptidase gives MRLAHRSVLVGVATLTLLAAATPALAAEPAGAIRAAGGDTAVADSYIVVFKDTAVSRGTVGDNADRLVGRHGGTVARTYGAALRGFEIRVGAKAAARIAADPAVAYVEQNHTVSIAGTQTNPPSWGLDRIDQRNLPLNSSYTYPTTASNVRAYIIDTGVLYGHNDFGGRAVSGFDAVDGGSADDCNGHGTHVAGTVGGSSYGVAKGVQIVGVRVLNCQGSGTNAQVVAGIDWVTANAVRPAVANMSLGGGANSSIDTAVTNSINSGVTYAVAAGNGNALGVRQNACNYSPARVASAITVGATQNNDAAASFSNFGTCVDILAPGVNITSAWYTGSSATNTISGTSMASPHVAGAAALVLSANPSWSPQQVRDNLVNNSTPNVVTNVGTGTPNRLLYVVSGTPPANDFSVSVSPTSGSAAPGGSVTATVGTATTAGSAQAVSLSASGLPAGATASFSPSTVTSGGSSTLTIATSASTPAGSYPVTITGSGAAGTRTATYTLTVTGSGGGGCSGTNGADVAIPDTGATVSSSITIAGCGRNASASSTVAVNIVHTYRGDLVIDLVAPDGSAYRLKNSSYFDGADNVNTTYTANVSSEAANGTWRLQVRDVYSGDTGYINTWTLTL, from the coding sequence ATGCGTCTTGCCCACAGGTCCGTACTCGTCGGGGTGGCCACACTGACCCTGTTGGCCGCTGCCACACCCGCCCTGGCCGCAGAACCGGCCGGAGCCATCCGGGCGGCGGGTGGAGACACCGCGGTCGCGGACAGCTACATCGTCGTCTTCAAGGACACCGCCGTCAGCCGGGGCACGGTCGGCGACAACGCGGACCGGCTGGTCGGCCGGCACGGCGGCACGGTGGCCCGCACCTACGGCGCGGCGCTGCGCGGCTTCGAGATCCGGGTCGGCGCGAAGGCCGCCGCACGGATCGCCGCGGACCCGGCGGTGGCGTACGTCGAGCAGAACCACACCGTCTCGATCGCCGGCACCCAGACCAACCCGCCGTCCTGGGGCCTGGACCGGATCGACCAGCGGAACCTACCCCTGAACAGCTCGTACACCTACCCGACCACGGCGTCGAACGTCCGCGCCTACATCATCGACACCGGCGTGCTGTACGGGCACAACGACTTCGGCGGGCGGGCCGTCTCCGGCTTCGACGCGGTGGACGGCGGCTCCGCCGACGACTGCAACGGCCACGGCACGCACGTGGCGGGCACGGTTGGTGGTTCGTCGTACGGGGTGGCCAAGGGCGTCCAGATCGTCGGCGTCCGAGTGCTCAACTGCCAGGGCAGCGGCACCAACGCCCAGGTGGTGGCCGGCATCGACTGGGTGACAGCGAACGCGGTCAGGCCGGCGGTGGCGAACATGAGCCTCGGTGGTGGCGCCAACAGTTCGATCGACACGGCCGTCACCAACTCGATCAACTCCGGCGTCACGTACGCGGTGGCGGCGGGCAACGGCAACGCCCTCGGCGTCCGGCAGAACGCCTGCAACTACTCCCCGGCCCGGGTCGCCTCCGCGATCACCGTGGGTGCGACGCAGAACAACGACGCCGCGGCGAGTTTCTCCAACTTCGGCACCTGCGTCGACATCCTGGCCCCGGGCGTCAACATCACCTCGGCCTGGTACACCGGAAGCAGCGCGACGAACACCATCAGCGGCACCTCCATGGCGTCGCCGCACGTCGCCGGGGCCGCGGCGCTCGTGCTCTCGGCGAACCCGTCGTGGAGCCCGCAGCAGGTCCGGGACAACCTGGTCAACAACTCCACCCCGAACGTGGTGACCAACGTCGGCACCGGCACCCCGAACCGGCTGCTCTACGTCGTGAGCGGCACCCCGCCGGCCAACGACTTCTCGGTCTCGGTGTCGCCGACCTCCGGCTCCGCCGCGCCGGGCGGTTCGGTGACGGCCACCGTCGGCACGGCCACCACCGCCGGCTCCGCCCAGGCGGTCAGCCTCTCCGCCAGCGGCCTCCCGGCCGGGGCGACCGCGTCGTTCAGCCCGTCGACGGTGACCTCGGGTGGCTCGTCCACCCTCACCATCGCCACCTCGGCGAGCACCCCCGCCGGCAGCTACCCGGTGACCATCACCGGCAGCGGCGCGGCGGGCACCCGCACGGCCACGTACACGTTGACCGTGACCGGCTCGGGTGGCGGTGGCTGCTCCGGCACCAACGGCGCCGACGTCGCGATCCCGGACACCGGCGCCACGGTGTCCAGCTCGATCACGATCGCCGGCTGCGGCCGCAACGCCTCGGCGTCCTCGACCGTCGCGGTGAACATCGTGCACACCTACCGTGGTGACCTGGTGATCGACCTGGTGGCCCCGGACGGCTCGGCGTACCGGCTGAAGAACAGCAGCTACTTCGACGGCGCCGACAACGTGAACACGACCTACACCGCCAACGTCTCCAGTGAGGCGGCGAACGGCACCTGGCGACTGCAGGTGCGGGACGTCTACTCCGGCGACACCGGCTACATCAACACCTGGACCCTGACCCTCTGA
- a CDS encoding DUF397 domain-containing protein, with protein MATKGFPVDLTQATWFKSSKSGPNCDNCVEVAYVTGAVGVRDSKDKTGPALVFAPGDWHAFVAGTRGGVFGSA; from the coding sequence ATGGCGACCAAGGGGTTCCCCGTGGACCTGACGCAGGCAACGTGGTTCAAGAGCTCGAAGAGCGGGCCGAACTGTGACAACTGCGTGGAGGTGGCGTACGTGACCGGGGCGGTCGGAGTGCGGGACTCGAAGGACAAGACCGGCCCGGCCCTGGTCTTCGCCCCGGGTGACTGGCACGCCTTCGTCGCCGGCACCAGAGGTGGTGTGTTCGGCTCGGCCTGA